The following coding sequences are from one Psychrobacter sp. AH5 window:
- a CDS encoding sulfite exporter TauE/SafE family protein yields MLDSDNTQTWLLLAIFAFASLLHGISGLGVTLVTTSALASIYPLPQAIVLVIFPSLLLNAMTWLSGGGRSLWQNFSYYGRRYWLLALMSLLGSLLGAKLLLWVDSAYILLVLALVIGFYVITSLLGKQIRLPNTQPMLIIVGISAGIIGGATNAMSTILMMYLLSASDDKDTIAKVGNMCYFLGKIAQIIVLREPIMALSGSEWQLIVLLSLLSIAALLIGIRLRRYLPQARFRQLILLILSVLGIRVGWQALSALF; encoded by the coding sequence ATGTTAGATAGTGATAATACTCAGACTTGGCTGTTATTGGCTATTTTCGCCTTTGCTTCTTTGTTACATGGGATTAGCGGCTTAGGGGTGACTTTAGTCACGACCTCGGCGCTAGCGAGTATTTATCCTTTGCCGCAAGCTATCGTGCTAGTGATATTTCCCTCATTACTGCTCAATGCTATGACTTGGTTAAGTGGCGGTGGTCGTAGTCTCTGGCAGAATTTTAGTTATTATGGCAGGCGCTATTGGCTGCTGGCGTTAATGAGTTTACTCGGTAGTCTGCTTGGCGCAAAGCTGTTGTTATGGGTCGATAGTGCTTATATTTTGCTAGTTTTGGCGCTGGTTATTGGCTTTTATGTGATTACTAGTCTACTAGGCAAGCAGATCCGTCTGCCGAATACTCAGCCTATGCTTATTATCGTAGGTATCAGCGCGGGTATTATTGGCGGTGCGACCAATGCTATGTCGACTATTTTGATGATGTATTTATTATCAGCAAGTGATGATAAAGATACCATCGCCAAAGTAGGAAATATGTGCTATTTCTTAGGCAAGATTGCGCAGATTATCGTTTTGCGTGAGCCTATTATGGCGCTAAGTGGCAGTGAGTGGCAGCTGATTGTTTTACTTAGCCTTTTATCCATCGCCGCTTTATTGATAGGTATTCGTCTGCGCCGCTATCTACCACAAGCGCGCTTTCGTCAACTTATTTTACTTATATTAAGCGTACTTGGAATAAGAGTAGGCTGGCAGGCGCTTAGCGCTTTGTTTTAA
- a CDS encoding histone deacetylase, with product MLKIAYSEIFRYSVPEKHRFPMQKYTMIPERLLAEGTITSDNFFAPKRLSEDDILTTHTAEYWYKLKTQTLTRKEARPIGFEMTPALVDRGRHIAHATYECALYAQQYGVAMNVAGGTHHAFADHGEGFCVFNDVCIASNLLLNRGQAKKILVIDLDVHQGNGNASIMQDEPRVFIFSIHGAKNYPFRKQVSDLDIELANDTSDEDYLAILYDTLPRLINEVAPDMIFYQSAVDVLATDKLGKLALTQEGCKARDKYVLQQAKDANIPVAIVMGGGYSEDIEDVVEAHCNTFRVAQQLYFGKIIG from the coding sequence ATGCTAAAAATTGCCTACTCTGAGATTTTTCGTTATTCAGTACCCGAAAAACATCGCTTCCCTATGCAAAAATACACCATGATTCCTGAGCGGCTGCTGGCTGAGGGTACTATTACCAGCGATAACTTCTTTGCGCCAAAGCGGCTTAGCGAAGATGATATCTTGACTACCCATACCGCTGAGTATTGGTATAAGCTCAAAACCCAAACTTTGACTCGTAAAGAGGCGCGGCCTATCGGATTTGAGATGACGCCTGCCTTAGTCGATCGCGGTCGTCATATCGCTCATGCTACCTATGAGTGCGCGCTATATGCTCAGCAGTATGGGGTAGCGATGAATGTCGCAGGCGGCACCCATCACGCTTTTGCCGATCACGGCGAGGGCTTTTGTGTATTTAACGATGTCTGTATCGCTAGCAACTTATTGTTAAATCGTGGCCAAGCAAAGAAGATATTGGTTATCGATTTAGACGTGCACCAAGGCAACGGTAACGCCAGTATTATGCAGGACGAGCCGCGGGTGTTTATCTTTAGCATACATGGCGCCAAGAATTATCCTTTTCGCAAACAAGTCTCTGATCTTGATATTGAGCTGGCTAATGATACCAGTGATGAAGACTATTTAGCCATTTTATACGATACCTTGCCGCGCCTCATAAACGAAGTCGCGCCCGATATGATTTTTTATCAATCGGCAGTCGATGTGCTAGCAACCGATAAACTTGGCAAATTAGCACTGACGCAAGAGGGCTGCAAAGCGCGTGATAAATATGTATTGCAGCAAGCCAAAGACGCCAATATCCCAGTCGCTATCGTCATGGGCGGCGGTTACTCAGAGGATATCGAAGATGTAGTCGAGGCGCACTGTAATACTTTTAGAGTGGCGCAGCAATTGTATTTTGGCAAGATAATTGGTTAA
- a CDS encoding YbjN domain-containing protein — MSNHHKLSLWQKLKRLLTSRAPQDIINPNDTHSANHVNAPDLPAAATTTEQTKKDNTDDSYSERKNTAKSVKLSLIKQGANSGSEMAIIDYLKLYCRHKHWHYTHYKPRLSDPQQSHHLSLRLKNRRVDCGYLFRVQEKEGLLAVYGILPFLIPESHQSAAMLLITQINYDLMVGNLEMDINDGEIRYKNAIDVEVVGLNDDIIEHLLQSVIAMTTVAYEVFGDLINTQDPSEDMPTLLGELRAQADARTFFLPTKKMQ, encoded by the coding sequence ATGAGTAACCATCATAAACTCAGCTTATGGCAAAAACTAAAACGGTTACTGACTAGTCGTGCACCGCAAGATATCATTAACCCTAACGATACTCATTCTGCTAATCATGTTAATGCTCCCGACTTGCCAGCGGCCGCTACAACTACTGAGCAAACAAAGAAAGACAATACTGACGATAGCTATAGCGAGCGCAAAAACACGGCTAAGAGTGTTAAGCTGTCTTTAATAAAACAAGGTGCTAATAGCGGTAGTGAGATGGCTATTATCGACTATTTAAAGCTCTATTGCCGTCACAAACACTGGCACTATACTCATTATAAACCTCGGCTCTCAGACCCACAGCAATCGCATCATCTCTCCTTACGTCTAAAAAACCGCCGAGTAGACTGTGGCTATCTGTTTCGCGTACAAGAAAAAGAGGGTTTGCTAGCGGTCTATGGTATTTTGCCGTTTTTGATACCAGAGAGCCATCAAAGTGCCGCCATGTTACTCATCACTCAAATCAACTATGATTTGATGGTCGGTAACCTTGAGATGGATATTAATGATGGCGAGATACGTTACAAAAACGCGATTGATGTTGAAGTCGTAGGACTTAATGATGATATTATTGAGCACTTATTACAAAGCGTCATTGCTATGACTACCGTCGCTTATGAGGTGTTTGGCGACTTAATAAACACGCAAGATCCTAGCGAGGATATGCCCACCCTACTAGGCGAATTACGCGCGCAAGCCGATGCTCGCACTTTTTTTCTACCCACCAAAAAAATGCAATAA
- the ccmA gene encoding heme ABC exporter ATP-binding protein CcmA, with protein sequence MSQSPFSTPKAAPLLTIDNLTVQRGETALCAGVELQLAAGGICHLIGANGTGKTTLLMQLAGLLPVLRGTIRYQGRAGLPIQPLYISHQLGIHPNLTVSQNLTFLLNLYGITPSATDIDAALAWVGLQGFETISSSHLSAGQTRRITLARLYLMSVEVTPLWLLDEPFTALDIDMVARMEQRLHSFAAAGGSILMTSHQAVGVANQVLDLSEYLDLLDYDFSEDDLLESDFLD encoded by the coding sequence ATGAGTCAGTCGCCTTTCTCTACTCCTAAAGCTGCGCCTTTATTAACGATAGATAATCTGACGGTACAGCGCGGTGAGACGGCTTTGTGTGCAGGGGTTGAGCTGCAACTAGCGGCTGGCGGTATTTGTCATTTGATTGGTGCTAATGGTACTGGTAAAACCACGCTGCTTATGCAACTTGCCGGTCTGTTGCCTGTGCTGCGTGGCACTATCCGTTATCAAGGAAGAGCCGGCTTACCGATACAGCCGCTCTATATCTCGCATCAGTTAGGCATTCACCCTAATCTGACGGTCTCACAAAACCTAACCTTTTTGCTAAACCTCTACGGCATAACGCCAAGCGCTACGGATATCGATGCCGCTTTGGCTTGGGTAGGCTTGCAGGGTTTTGAGACGATCAGCTCAAGTCACTTATCAGCAGGGCAGACGCGGCGTATTACTTTGGCTCGGCTGTATTTAATGAGCGTAGAGGTGACACCTTTATGGCTGCTAGATGAGCCTTTTACCGCGCTTGATATCGATATGGTGGCGCGGATGGAGCAGCGTTTGCATAGCTTTGCCGCAGCTGGAGGCTCGATATTGATGACTAGCCATCAAGCGGTAGGCGTGGCTAATCAAGTGCTTGATTTATCAGAGTATCTTGATTTATTAGATTACGATTTTTCAGAAGACGATTTATTAGAAAGTGATTTTTTGGACTAG
- the coaBC gene encoding bifunctional phosphopantothenoylcysteine decarboxylase/phosphopantothenate--cysteine ligase CoaBC, which yields MSKVLLAITGGIAAYKSAFFARLLIKAGFEVRVIMTTGAQAFITPLTLQALTGNEVHTSLLDEEAEAGMGHIELAKWADLIVIAPASANTLARLAMGMADDLLTTVCLATTAPVILAPAMNQQMWAHPAVSLNVQTLRDMNYHIIMPASGEQACGDVGAGRLPEPEQLLSEVQLFSAQLNTEQRLAGKRVVITAGPTVEAIDPVRYLSNHSSGKMGFALATACRDAGAQVILIAGGKVTLPTPLGVTRIDVLSAEQMLIAAQQCVDGSHSALQTMPTITFDRQNHDHEHERHHDHEHGDCDCDETDSFIEDMTINKPADIFIATAAVADYRTRDAAPQKIKKTQEAMNLDLVKNPDILATISLAHPELFVVGFAAETQDVERYARGKLAAKDLDMIACNDVSRADIGFASDDNAMQVFFADHYEHDSIVLDKASKDNIAEQLAAIIGETLAQRHKA from the coding sequence ATGTCAAAAGTTCTACTCGCTATTACTGGCGGTATCGCCGCTTATAAATCTGCTTTTTTTGCCCGTCTGCTTATCAAAGCAGGGTTTGAGGTGCGGGTTATTATGACCACCGGCGCACAGGCCTTTATTACGCCGCTGACTTTGCAAGCTCTAACCGGTAATGAGGTGCATACCTCTTTGCTCGATGAAGAAGCGGAAGCGGGTATGGGTCATATTGAGCTGGCAAAGTGGGCAGACCTAATTGTTATCGCGCCAGCTTCTGCCAATACTTTAGCGCGATTGGCTATGGGTATGGCGGATGACTTGCTGACCACCGTTTGTCTGGCGACTACCGCGCCTGTCATCTTGGCTCCGGCGATGAATCAGCAAATGTGGGCGCACCCTGCGGTGAGTCTTAATGTGCAGACTTTACGCGATATGAATTATCATATCATCATGCCAGCCAGTGGCGAGCAGGCCTGCGGTGATGTTGGTGCTGGGCGTTTGCCTGAGCCTGAGCAGTTATTGAGCGAAGTGCAATTGTTCAGCGCACAGCTTAATACGGAGCAGCGTTTGGCTGGCAAGCGCGTGGTTATTACGGCCGGGCCAACGGTAGAGGCGATAGATCCGGTACGCTATTTGTCCAATCACTCCTCTGGCAAGATGGGCTTTGCTTTAGCGACAGCTTGCCGTGATGCAGGCGCGCAGGTAATTTTAATCGCTGGTGGTAAAGTGACCTTACCGACGCCACTGGGTGTCACCCGTATCGATGTGTTATCCGCCGAGCAAATGCTCATTGCCGCGCAGCAGTGTGTCGATGGCAGTCATAGCGCTTTGCAAACGATGCCAACTATAACGTTCGACCGGCAAAATCATGACCATGAACATGAGCGTCATCACGATCACGAGCATGGCGACTGTGATTGTGATGAAACGGACAGCTTTATAGAAGATATGACTATAAATAAACCTGCCGATATCTTTATTGCGACAGCAGCGGTTGCTGATTATCGTACTCGCGATGCAGCTCCACAAAAAATCAAAAAAACTCAGGAGGCCATGAATCTCGATCTGGTTAAAAACCCTGACATTTTAGCGACCATCTCTTTGGCACACCCAGAGCTATTTGTAGTGGGTTTTGCTGCAGAGACTCAAGATGTTGAGCGTTATGCCCGTGGCAAATTAGCCGCCAAAGATTTAGATATGATCGCCTGTAATGATGTCTCGCGCGCCGATATCGGCTTTGCTAGCGATGATAATGCTATGCAAGTATTTTTTGCCGATCATTATGAGCATGATTCCATCGTTTTAGATAAAGCCAGTAAAGATAACATCGCCGAACAACTTGCCGCTATTATCGGTGAGACGCTCGCGCAGCGCCATAAAGCTTAG
- the radC gene encoding DNA repair protein RadC, with the protein MAIKDWHEDDRPREKLLKFGASHLSDAEILAIFLRTGTQSQSAIELARHLIDEFGTLAELLAAPKETVLACHGIGPAKYAQMLASLEMGTRYLDSQLKTGQALGRSQVVKDYISTQLRGEPREVFAVLCLDNALSLLNYEILFTGGISSCSVCIKHVLRHALTHAASQLIIAHNHPHTDATPSTADNVLTYELKKACDLLDLSLIDHIIVGRNDTLSYAEKGLAPFS; encoded by the coding sequence ATGGCTATCAAAGACTGGCATGAAGATGATAGACCGCGCGAAAAGCTATTAAAATTTGGCGCCAGTCATCTCTCTGATGCTGAGATATTAGCGATATTTTTGCGTACTGGCACTCAGTCGCAATCGGCCATTGAGCTTGCAAGGCATTTAATTGACGAGTTTGGCACGCTTGCTGAGCTATTGGCCGCCCCAAAAGAGACCGTACTCGCCTGCCATGGCATCGGTCCTGCCAAGTACGCGCAAATGCTTGCCTCGCTTGAGATGGGTACTCGTTATTTAGATAGTCAACTCAAGACCGGGCAAGCGCTTGGACGCTCGCAAGTGGTCAAGGACTATATCAGTACCCAACTGCGCGGGGAGCCTAGAGAGGTTTTTGCCGTGCTGTGTTTAGATAACGCCTTAAGTCTACTAAATTACGAGATCTTATTTACCGGTGGTATCTCCTCGTGCTCGGTGTGTATCAAACACGTGTTACGCCATGCGCTCACTCACGCCGCCAGCCAACTGATTATCGCCCATAATCATCCTCATACTGATGCTACCCCTTCCACAGCGGATAACGTATTAACTTATGAGCTCAAAAAAGCTTGCGACTTATTAGATTTATCTTTAATTGATCATATCATTGTCGGCCGCAACGACACCTTATCTTATGCCGAAAAAGGCTTGGCACCCTTTAGCTAA